In a single window of the Biomphalaria glabrata chromosome 5, xgBioGlab47.1, whole genome shotgun sequence genome:
- the LOC106058885 gene encoding histone deacetylase 3-like, whose protein sequence is MTTIAYFYDPEVGNFHYGPGHPMKPHRISLTHSLVLRYGLHKKMKLYRPYQATERDMCRFHSDDYIQFLSSVTPQNVQNYTKYLSLYNVGEDCPVFDGMFDFCKMYTGASLEGAAKLNNNQCDIAINWSGGLHHAKKYEASGFCYVNDIVIAILELLKYHPRVLYIDIDIHHGDGVQEAFYLTDRVMTVSFHKYGQYFFPGTGDMYEVGAESGRYYSVNVPLLTGIDDTNYLQVFKPIINSVMEFYRPTVVVLQCGADSLGSDRLGCFNLSIKGHGECVEYVKSFNLPLLVLGGGGYTKRNVARCWTYETAVVLGEQISNEIPYNEYLEYFGPDFLLHPEIFTKQENLNTRQYLDNIKSSVMENLKMLTAAPSVQMQDIPSDLLSLENTEEPDPDVRNSTDDLDKRIEPNNEFYDGDKDNDKENDGYLDV, encoded by the exons ATGACAACTATTGCGTATTTTTATGACCCTGAAGTTGGGAACTTTCACTATG gtcCAGGTCATCCCATGAAGCCACACAGAATTTCTCTCACACATAGTCTTGTACTCCGATATggattacataaaaaaatgaaa TTATACAGACCCTATCAAGCTACAGAACGAGACATGTGTCGATTTCATTCGGATGACTACATTCAATTTTTAAGTTCAGTGACCCCACAGAATGTTCAGAACTACACCAAATATCTTTCCTTGTATAATGTTGGAGAAGactg TCCTGTGTTTGATGGAATGTTTGACTTCTGCAAGATGTACACTGGGGCTTCGCTAGAGGGCGCTGCTAagttaaataataat CAATGCGACATAGCCATCAACTGGTCCGGTGGACTCCATCATGCCAAGAAGTATGAG GCTTCTGGATTCTGTTATGTGAATGACATTGTTATTGCCATACTGGAACTTTTGAA ATATCATCCTCGTGTTCTGTACATTGACATAGACATTCATCATGGTGATGGCGTGCAGGAAGCTTTTTATCTAACTGACAGGGTGATGACAGTCTCATTTCATAAGTATGGTCAATACTTCTTCCCTGGAACAG GTGATATGTATGAAGTTGGCGCTGAGAGTGGCAGATATTATTCCGTCAATGTTCCCCTTCTGACAGGAATTGATGACACTA attATTTACAAGTTTTCAAACCAATCATAAATAGCGTTATGGAGTTCTATAGACCTACAGTTGTTGTCCTGCAG TGTGGTGCTGACTCCCTTGGAAGTGATAGACTTGGATGTTTCAATCTCAGTATCAAAGGTCACGG gGAATGCGTCGAATATGTTAAGTCTTTCAATCTGCCGCTCTTGGTTCTAGGAGGGGGTGGATACACCAAAAGGAACGTAGCTCGCTGCTGGACCTATGAAACAGCAGTGGTGCTTGGAGAACAAATTAGCAATGAAATACCTTACAATG AATATCTGGAATACTTTGGACCTGATTTCTTACTGCATCcagaaatatttacaaaacaagaaaatttGAACACAAGACAG TATCTGGATAACATCAAGTCCAGCGTGATGGAGAACTTAAAAATGTTGACAGCAGCCCCTAGTGTCCAAATGCAGGACATTCCTTCAGACTTGTTGAGCCTTGAGAACACAGAAGAACCAGACCCTGATGTCAGGAACTCAACAGATGATCTCGATAAAAG GATTGAACCAAATAATGAGTTTTATGATGGAGATAAAGACAACGATAAAGAAAATGACGGCTACCTTGATGTTTGA